The DNA sequence GGCTCGACTGGCTGTCGCTCGGCCTGGTGGCGGAGAATATTTTGAGCTCTAACCGGGTCGCTTACCAGAACGGCGCGAGCGAACCCCTCCCCCAGGTCGTCAAAGCGGGGGGACGGATGCAGTTGTTTGGCGATAGCTTCAACTCGGCGGTCCCGGCCCCGGTCAACCTGGCGGTGCTGGCCGACCTCAATTTTGCCTTGCAAACAAGCCAACCCCTCTCCACCCATCTGGGGGCCGAGCTTGCCCCCAACCAAGCCTTGACGCTGCGCGGCGGCTTCGACGGGGAAGAAATGACCGCCGGGCTCTCCCTGAATTTCGCCGGGCTCGCCTGCCATTTCGCCTACACCCGGCTGGCCAAGTACCTCTCGCTCTCTTTCAACGAGCGCGGCTGGCCGCCGGAGGGCCCGGCCGAGACCTTTCTCGCCCGGCGGTAGGTGGTTGCAAACTTTTCTTCGCTGTGGTAAAATATCATTTCTGACTGCCAATTCACGTAAAATAATAGGAGGAATTTGATGCCTGTCGTTACTATGAAGGAACTGCTCGAGGCCGGGGTCCATTTCGGCCACCAGAGCAAGCGTTGGAACCCCAAGATGCAGCGGTATATCTATTCGGCCCGGAACGGGATCCACGTCATTGACCTGCACAAGAGCATCCCGCTGATCGAAAAAGCCTACGAATTCGTCAAGAACGTCTCCGCCCAGGGAACGATCCTCTTCGTCGGGACCAAGAAACAGGCCCAGGAAGCGATCGAGGAAGAGACCAAACGCTGCGGCATGTTCTACGTCAACCAGCGCTGGATGGGCGGCACCCTGACCAACTTCAAGACCCTGAAAAAGAACATCGCCCGCCTCAACGACATCGAAAAGATGCGCGAGGACGGGACCTGCGACCGCCTGCCAAAGAAAGAGGTCGTCCTGATGGACCGCGAGCACCGCAAGCTGGTCCGCGGCCTCGGCGGCATCCGCCTGATGGTCCAGCTCCCGTCGGCCGTCTTTATCGTCGACCTGATCAAGGAGCAGACCGCCCTGAAAGAGGCCCAGCGGCTCGGCATCCCGGTCGTCGCCATCGTCGACACCAATACCGACCCGGATGGGATCGACTACCCCATCCCGGCCAATGACGACGCCATCCGCTCGATCAAGCTGATCACCAGCATCATCGCTTCCGCCGTGATCGCCGGCCGCGAGATCGCCAAACCGGTCGAAGCCTCGGCCGAAGGGGGCGAAGAGATCGCCGCCCCGCTGGAAGTCGAAGAGACCGAAGCGCTGACCATGGAACAACACCTGGAAGAGACCGTGCTGGCCGGGGTCATCGTCCCCAAAGAGGAAGAAGAAGAACCGGCCGCCAAAAGGACCGGCTTCTAATGCCGGTCACCGCCGAGATGATCAAACAGCTCCGCGAGAAGACCGGCTGCGGCATGATGGATTGCAAGGCCGCGCTGGGCGAGACCAACGGTGAGTTTGAGGCCGCCATCGACCTCCTGCGCAAAAAGGGACTGGCCGCCATCGCCCGCCGGGCGGGACGCGTCGCCGCGGAAGGGCTGGTCGAATCCTATATTCATGTCGGCGGCAAGCTCGGCGTCCTGATCGAGGTCAATTGCGAGACCGATTTCGTCGCCCGCAGCGCCGATTTCCAGGCATTCGTCAAGGATCTCTGCCTGCAGATCGCCGCGTCGAATCCGCAATACGTCACCCGCGATGAAGTGCCGGATGGGATCGTCGACCACGAGAAAGAGATCATCACCAGCCAGGCCAAGACCGAAGGGAAGCCGGAAAAAGCGCTCGAGAAGATCGCCGAAGGACGGTTAGAGAAGTTCTATTCCGAGGTCTGCCTGCTCGACCAACCATTTATCAGAGACCCCAAGGTCGCGATCAAAGACCTCTTGGGCGGCCTGTCGGCCAAGATCGGCGAGAATGTCGTTATCAGAAGATTTACCAGATTCCAGCTGGGCGAAAAATCTTAATTTAGTCCGCGAATACCAACATTTTCTTGGGCGGAGATAATCTCTCGTCATGCATAAATTCAATTTTACAGCCCGTTATAACGGCTTTGTTGAAAAACAGTTCCGATCTGCAAACTATCCGGAAAAAATCCCTGACCGCGCTCGCATCTTGAGAAAATTCAATTCTCCAAATTGGTCGCATGGTTGGGCGTGGCAAAGCGTTGTCTAAGGCGGCGGCCAAGCTGATCGCGGCCGGGGAATCAAGCCTTTTTCCACCCTCAAATTCGACGTTGTGAAGCATATCAATGCTAAAACCAAGAACAGTAACCCTGGCCGTCTGCGGCGTGATCTTGTTCCCTTCCGGCATCGAAATAAACTGGCGTGAGCCCAAACACAAATATAATGTTTTCC is a window from the Candidatus Margulisiibacteriota bacterium genome containing:
- the rpsB gene encoding 30S ribosomal protein S2; the protein is MPVVTMKELLEAGVHFGHQSKRWNPKMQRYIYSARNGIHVIDLHKSIPLIEKAYEFVKNVSAQGTILFVGTKKQAQEAIEEETKRCGMFYVNQRWMGGTLTNFKTLKKNIARLNDIEKMREDGTCDRLPKKEVVLMDREHRKLVRGLGGIRLMVQLPSAVFIVDLIKEQTALKEAQRLGIPVVAIVDTNTDPDGIDYPIPANDDAIRSIKLITSIIASAVIAGREIAKPVEASAEGGEEIAAPLEVEETEALTMEQHLEETVLAGVIVPKEEEEEPAAKRTGF
- the tsf gene encoding translation elongation factor Ts — its product is MPVTAEMIKQLREKTGCGMMDCKAALGETNGEFEAAIDLLRKKGLAAIARRAGRVAAEGLVESYIHVGGKLGVLIEVNCETDFVARSADFQAFVKDLCLQIAASNPQYVTRDEVPDGIVDHEKEIITSQAKTEGKPEKALEKIAEGRLEKFYSEVCLLDQPFIRDPKVAIKDLLGGLSAKIGENVVIRRFTRFQLGEKS